The following proteins are encoded in a genomic region of Aquella oligotrophica:
- a CDS encoding DUF1566 domain-containing protein: MGYGGTVSTRFEAGSQSGGGTCADSLKDNLTDLEWAKNGIIGFEATNGGGPIAQPNYANTTANLNDLNWANATTAISNLNAATNKLCGYANWRLPTINELASLVNYAVIPPSTPASWLNDVTVGFANVQSFYYWSSTVGTPGNVWAVYFEDGTTSAAFDGMLRYVWPVRNR; this comes from the coding sequence TTGGGGTACGGGGGTACGGTAAGCACCCGTTTTGAAGCTGGGAGTCAAAGTGGTGGTGGAACATGTGCTGATTCATTGAAAGATAACCTCACCGATTTGGAGTGGGCAAAAAATGGAATTATTGGCTTTGAAGCAACTAACGGTGGTGGTCCAATCGCTCAACCAAACTATGCTAATACTACAGCCAACCTAAATGATCTAAACTGGGCAAATGCTACAACAGCAATTAGTAATTTGAATGCTGCTACTAACAAATTATGTGGTTATGCCAATTGGCGTTTACCAACAATCAATGAGTTAGCAAGTTTAGTGAATTATGCTGTTATTCCGCCTTCAACTCCTGCTAGTTGGTTAAATGATGTGACAGTTGGCTTTGCAAATGTCCAATCTTTCTATTATTGGTCATCTACGGTTGGTACTCCCGGAAATGTATGGGCTGTCTATTTTGAGGATGGTACGACAAGTGCGGCTTTCGATGGGATGCTCCGCTATGTTTGGCCTGTGCGAAACAGATAG
- a CDS encoding GTP cyclohydrolase I — translation MKNTCYQSDYALGLEIQKILLDAGIENPVNTDKIRVWNDPAHMEQLTGKLAMFFDELGIYRDSNDCNHTANRLIDYWCQQLFYGLDYNRFPEVNPMSNEFAYHNPLIAEDIQFTSTCEHHLVPIHGVAVIAYKPDKIVVGLNKLNAIVDFFTHRPQLQERLTRQIFITLKYILQTEDIAVLIRARHDCICSNGITDFTSFHSSFELGGIFSSDTSFKQHLLDKLK, via the coding sequence ATGAAAAATACCTGCTATCAAAGTGACTATGCACTCGGTTTAGAAATTCAAAAAATCCTATTAGATGCCGGGATAGAAAACCCTGTAAATACAGATAAAATTAGGGTTTGGAACGATCCAGCGCATATGGAGCAGCTTACCGGGAAACTAGCTATGTTTTTCGATGAACTTGGGATTTATAGAGATAGCAATGATTGTAATCATACTGCAAATCGATTAATTGATTACTGGTGTCAACAGTTATTTTATGGTTTGGATTATAATCGTTTTCCAGAAGTAAACCCTATGTCAAATGAGTTTGCTTATCATAATCCATTAATTGCCGAAGATATTCAATTTACAAGCACTTGTGAACATCATCTTGTTCCAATTCATGGTGTGGCAGTAATTGCTTATAAGCCGGACAAAATAGTGGTCGGACTGAATAAATTAAATGCAATCGTGGATTTTTTTACGCATCGCCCACAACTTCAGGAGCGGCTAACTAGACAGATATTTATAACCTTAAAATACATTTTGCAAACAGAAGATATTGCTGTATTAATAAGAGCGCGACATGATTGCATCTGTAGTAATGGTATAACTGATTTTACTTCATTTCATTCAAGCTTTGAATTGGGTGGAATATTTAGTTCCGATACAAGTTTTAAACAACACTTACTAGATAAATTAAAATAG
- the ribD gene encoding bifunctional diaminohydroxyphosphoribosylaminopyrimidine deaminase/5-amino-6-(5-phosphoribosylamino)uracil reductase RibD translates to MQDQIYMQLVLEIAKNTMLQTLPNPHVAAIVVKDGVILGIGCHLRPGDHHAEIYAIQQAGAAAKGATLYVNLEPCSHYGKTPPCANAIIAAGISRVVIANLDENPLVAGKGVAKLKEAGILVDIGILAEEAYRLNQVFFHNVKHVQPFVTIKVGMSLDGKIASYKNLSQWITSRSSRKDAHQYRINHTGILVGVGTVLSDDPSLTPHLIENAPRNPIRIVLDSNLKTPLSARVIADKLAPTIICTTVSDKIKLELYQYAGVDIIVLENLEINTVLNELYKRGIYSILVEGGEKIYASFIESGKVNQIISYISPQLIGSRDAKHFFAGNGFADLMTNMKLKLETISQLENDVKLIYTKAL, encoded by the coding sequence ATGCAAGATCAAATCTATATGCAGTTAGTGCTTGAAATAGCAAAAAACACTATGCTACAAACTTTACCGAATCCGCATGTCGCAGCTATTGTTGTTAAAGACGGAGTAATTCTTGGCATCGGATGTCATTTACGACCAGGCGATCATCATGCTGAAATTTATGCTATACAGCAGGCTGGAGCCGCTGCCAAAGGCGCTACTTTGTATGTTAATCTTGAACCCTGTTCGCATTACGGTAAAACTCCACCATGTGCTAACGCGATTATTGCTGCTGGAATAAGTCGTGTAGTAATTGCTAATCTTGATGAAAACCCTTTGGTTGCGGGCAAAGGAGTTGCTAAATTAAAAGAGGCAGGAATTCTAGTTGATATAGGTATTTTGGCTGAAGAGGCTTATCGATTGAACCAAGTGTTTTTTCATAATGTTAAACACGTACAACCTTTTGTTACTATTAAGGTCGGTATGAGTCTAGATGGGAAAATTGCTAGCTATAAAAACCTAAGTCAGTGGATTACCTCTAGGAGTTCAAGAAAAGATGCTCATCAGTATCGGATAAATCATACCGGAATACTGGTTGGGGTTGGTACGGTCTTATCGGATGACCCTAGTTTGACTCCACATTTAATTGAAAATGCACCAAGAAATCCAATTCGGATAGTATTAGATAGCAATTTAAAAACGCCACTGTCTGCAAGAGTTATTGCTGATAAACTAGCCCCTACAATTATTTGTACTACGGTTAGTGATAAAATAAAACTTGAACTATATCAATATGCGGGTGTAGATATTATTGTTCTTGAAAATCTTGAAATTAATACTGTGTTAAATGAGTTATATAAAAGGGGAATTTATTCAATATTGGTTGAAGGTGGTGAAAAAATTTATGCTTCATTTATTGAGTCAGGAAAAGTTAATCAAATAATTAGTTATATCAGTCCACAGTTAATAGGTTCAAGAGATGCCAAGCACTTTTTTGCTGGAAATGGTTTTGCTGACCTGATGACAAATATGAAGTTAAAACTTGAAACAATCAGCCAATTAGAGAATGATGTTAAGCTAATATACACAAAAGCACTTTAA
- the pabB gene encoding aminodeoxychorismate synthase component I — MSYALFEDVLNPEKESSYLFYDLSTEVCIYDYSGVVSALAKIEALSKDGYYLAGYIAYDSILGLEPKISSDKVISKSPLVHFHAYSACKVFASKNLLDVLRQHGIKHDRSGFQVKQILLEDNYKSYQQKFEQIQKYLVAGDSYQVNLTLRGSIRFQADSLFDVFYHLSRHKPVEYAALLPYLPNQLLSFSPELFFHKSGEVIRVKPMKGTAPRSNDPVIDESTRNWLANDSKNRAENLIIVDLLRNDLSRFCETGTVRVDNIFKVEEYSTVFQMVSEISGRVNSSITFYEIIRGLFPCGSITGAPKISTMQIIDSVETSCREIYCGALGFILPNNDMHFNVAIRTLSKSNTDSFYKFGVGGGITIQSNSSEEWDEIKTKLKFISDFYQPDFELIESMLVIGGQIKNLAEHLTRLANSASMLMFTIDTLQLEGLLMSYLRQNLFAFDKRYKLRLLVKHPCELIISHTEITTSVTPLKIALLNKPIDSSNPLFQHKTTAKEVRGLYDLLYQEYLNSSILDELVFINKNGIITESRYFNVIIDYAGQLITSPVSEGLLPGIFRQKMLDEGSLLEKPITPTMLENATAIYLCNDVRGLQLCEYQGKI; from the coding sequence ATGTCATATGCTTTATTTGAAGATGTACTGAATCCGGAAAAAGAAAGTAGTTATTTATTTTATGATCTATCTACTGAAGTCTGTATTTATGACTATTCTGGAGTAGTCTCTGCTTTAGCTAAAATTGAAGCTTTAAGTAAAGATGGATACTATCTCGCTGGTTATATTGCTTATGATAGCATTTTGGGACTTGAGCCGAAAATATCTTCTGATAAAGTTATCTCCAAGTCTCCGCTCGTACATTTTCATGCCTATAGTGCATGTAAGGTTTTTGCCAGTAAGAATTTATTAGATGTTCTACGTCAACATGGTATTAAGCATGATCGTAGTGGTTTTCAGGTTAAGCAGATTTTACTTGAAGATAATTATAAAAGCTATCAGCAGAAATTTGAACAGATACAAAAATATCTTGTTGCTGGGGATAGTTACCAGGTAAATCTTACTCTTCGTGGAAGCATACGCTTTCAAGCTGATTCATTATTTGATGTTTTTTATCATCTTTCACGCCATAAGCCAGTAGAATATGCTGCATTACTACCATATTTACCAAATCAGCTTCTTTCATTTTCTCCCGAATTATTTTTTCATAAGTCTGGTGAAGTAATTAGAGTTAAGCCAATGAAAGGTACTGCTCCGCGAAGTAATGACCCAGTTATAGATGAATCTACAAGGAACTGGTTAGCAAATGATAGTAAAAATAGGGCAGAGAACTTGATCATTGTTGATTTATTAAGAAACGATCTTAGTCGTTTTTGTGAAACTGGAACTGTTCGGGTTGATAATATCTTCAAGGTGGAAGAATACTCAACTGTATTTCAAATGGTTAGCGAGATAAGCGGTAGGGTAAATTCTTCAATTACATTTTATGAAATAATTCGTGGGCTATTTCCTTGTGGTTCAATTACTGGTGCGCCTAAAATCAGTACCATGCAAATAATTGACTCGGTTGAAACCAGTTGTCGTGAAATCTATTGTGGTGCACTAGGTTTTATTTTGCCAAATAATGACATGCACTTTAATGTAGCAATCAGAACTCTTAGTAAAAGTAACACAGATTCATTTTATAAGTTTGGTGTTGGTGGCGGAATAACCATTCAATCAAATTCATCTGAAGAGTGGGATGAGATTAAGACTAAACTAAAATTTATAAGTGATTTTTACCAACCTGACTTTGAGTTGATTGAATCAATGCTGGTTATTGGTGGTCAAATAAAAAATCTGGCTGAGCATTTGACCCGTTTGGCAAATTCAGCAAGTATGCTAATGTTTACAATTGATACTTTGCAATTAGAGGGCTTATTAATGAGTTACCTTAGGCAGAATTTATTTGCATTTGATAAGAGATATAAATTAAGACTGCTAGTAAAACATCCATGTGAATTAATAATTTCCCATACTGAAATCACTACTTCAGTTACGCCATTAAAAATTGCGCTACTTAATAAGCCAATCGATTCATCCAATCCCTTATTTCAGCATAAAACCACGGCTAAAGAAGTACGTGGACTTTATGATTTATTATATCAAGAATACCTGAATTCTTCCATTTTAGATGAGCTAGTTTTTATTAATAAAAATGGTATTATTACTGAATCTAGATATTTTAATGTTATTATTGATTATGCTGGTCAATTAATTACTTCACCAGTGAGTGAGGGGCTTTTGCCTGGGATATTCAGGCAGAAAATGCTTGATGAAGGAAGCTTATTGGAAAAGCCAATTACTCCTACAATGCTTGAAAATGCAACAGCTATTTACTTATGTAATGATGTTCGTGGTTTGCAATTGTGCGAGTATCAGGGAAAAATATGA
- a CDS encoding beta strand repeat-containing protein, whose protein sequence is MKLKSIQPNRLSVLLLINSLTLISCGGGSGSSSSGNNGDVNTLQIITPRTIYSNPTVANTGYVVINNPTSTAVKNLHYSLDNIIGGAQGAEIDPSSAANCSVIESYGQCNLKVTVPIGAVAGSLGISLNNDNSLLGKLSKSAQSVVTPAMGIQQSAYNNLSGADGITLNYSHTVINGTPYILVAGLVASANAGNFNNVVLVDGNNTPIPNQQLIAGAGAYTQGKTFSILLPVPVGDNLTQVIKVQTQLITSSTESSKKNLSSTEIVSTATTSSTLTTASDIGIVEMLPSAVYLNQNNPEQSVTFSNTGSVTAELQSLTASNPNIEVIFSSGGLSSGGTTTAMLKLKDPTQSASSGEIVLTYYNGQKEVTIAAAADQNVNPTPTPSPTPTPTPTPVPTPTPVPLAGLTAILNPDDDFFVTTANDTASRQLTITNTGNTNENNFVLTLPNNFTISDGSNPATKCTVTQPATISNTLTANGGNCTVTVTYTNSTVTSQAAGSISIAYDYNNGIAATPVTVGVNYKVTQSTANLSLSPSTMNYASIPNNGTSTSAAGSLFTLSNSGEVAASNLTFNITGANSGLFSVIAGGSCSSGGTLEASPATCTIATQFGPAANDVATGTKIASFAVSYTPYTGGATQSSNTATLNGSVTAAPSATYTSAITGASFIDGDGSSIDQYIGYINTNYTLDVTYTNDSVIDASGFTTSYTPPAGWTLSTHGCNDVAMAATNGTCTDTYTLNSADAGSHNLLLQNVTAGWTDSSGTYTNQSVGGTEEYVILTPPPAAITIASTTDWGQIMMGNAYSFTATITGGSSTVTPTVAGITGNTVFPASCALDSAAPATSSCVFIVTPYTGTGNYSFWDPANIANSTDVNNALVIYTNPGGVNLTVTASNSATVNGNASSQTFSNITGTVAAPYVYLPAPMEGASSATNIGITWGTGVR, encoded by the coding sequence ATGAAATTAAAGTCTATCCAACCAAATAGATTATCAGTATTACTTTTAATCAATAGTCTAACATTAATTTCCTGTGGTGGCGGAAGTGGATCAAGTAGTAGTGGCAATAATGGCGATGTAAATACACTACAGATAATCACACCTAGGACGATTTATAGTAATCCTACTGTTGCAAATACTGGCTATGTAGTAATTAATAATCCAACAAGTACAGCGGTAAAGAACCTACATTATAGTCTAGATAATATAATTGGTGGCGCACAAGGTGCAGAGATCGATCCATCAAGCGCAGCAAACTGTAGCGTGATAGAATCATACGGGCAATGTAATCTGAAAGTAACTGTACCAATAGGAGCAGTTGCTGGAAGTTTAGGCATAAGTCTAAATAATGATAATAGCCTTTTGGGCAAATTAAGTAAGTCAGCCCAATCGGTCGTAACCCCGGCAATGGGAATCCAGCAATCTGCATATAATAACCTGAGTGGTGCGGATGGAATTACGCTAAACTATTCCCATACCGTAATTAATGGTACGCCATATATATTAGTAGCAGGGCTAGTAGCCTCAGCCAATGCTGGCAACTTCAATAATGTGGTTTTGGTAGATGGCAATAATACCCCTATTCCAAATCAGCAACTGATTGCCGGAGCTGGTGCATATACCCAGGGTAAAACCTTTAGTATCTTATTGCCAGTACCCGTAGGCGATAACCTGACTCAGGTTATAAAAGTCCAAACACAACTTATAACATCATCTACAGAATCTTCCAAGAAAAATCTTTCGTCAACAGAGATAGTATCAACAGCCACTACGAGTAGCACGCTAACTACTGCCAGTGATATTGGTATAGTAGAAATGCTCCCCTCAGCAGTTTACTTGAATCAAAACAATCCAGAGCAGTCGGTAACCTTCAGTAACACAGGTAGTGTAACAGCAGAGTTACAAAGTCTTACTGCAAGTAACCCAAATATCGAAGTAATCTTTAGTTCTGGAGGATTAAGTAGTGGCGGTACAACTACTGCAATGTTAAAACTCAAAGATCCAACTCAATCAGCCTCAAGTGGTGAAATAGTATTGACTTATTATAATGGACAAAAAGAGGTTACTATTGCTGCGGCGGCTGATCAAAATGTGAATCCAACACCAACGCCAAGCCCGACACCAACGCCTACACCCACTCCAGTACCTACGCCTACACCAGTTCCATTAGCAGGACTAACTGCCATATTAAATCCGGATGATGATTTTTTTGTAACGACAGCAAATGATACTGCTTCAAGGCAGCTGACAATCACCAATACCGGCAATACCAATGAAAATAATTTTGTTCTGACTTTACCAAATAACTTCACTATTAGTGACGGAAGTAATCCAGCTACAAAATGTACGGTAACCCAACCAGCAACGATTAGTAATACACTTACCGCAAATGGGGGGAATTGTACGGTAACGGTAACTTATACCAATTCGACAGTAACTTCACAAGCAGCTGGTAGTATAAGTATTGCTTATGACTATAATAATGGTATAGCTGCAACACCAGTAACAGTGGGCGTAAATTATAAAGTTACCCAGTCAACAGCAAATCTAAGTTTATCGCCAAGTACGATGAATTATGCATCAATTCCGAATAATGGCACATCTACCAGTGCTGCTGGCTCATTATTTACACTATCGAATAGTGGCGAAGTTGCAGCAAGTAATCTGACATTTAATATCACGGGTGCGAATAGTGGTTTATTTAGTGTTATAGCTGGAGGAAGTTGTTCATCTGGCGGAACATTAGAGGCAAGCCCAGCCACATGTACTATTGCAACCCAGTTTGGTCCAGCAGCTAATGATGTAGCAACTGGCACAAAAATCGCTAGTTTTGCCGTTAGTTACACTCCATATACAGGTGGAGCGACCCAGAGTAGCAATACTGCTACTTTAAATGGTAGCGTAACAGCAGCTCCATCAGCGACATATACTTCAGCAATAACTGGAGCTAGCTTCATTGATGGAGATGGTAGTTCTATTGATCAATATATTGGATATATCAATACCAATTATACACTGGATGTAACCTATACTAACGATTCTGTAATAGATGCGAGCGGCTTTACGACTAGCTATACACCGCCCGCAGGCTGGACACTAAGTACTCATGGTTGTAATGATGTAGCAATGGCGGCTACCAATGGTACATGTACTGATACTTATACTTTAAATTCAGCAGATGCTGGCAGTCATAATCTTCTATTACAGAATGTAACTGCTGGCTGGACTGATAGTTCTGGAACATACACTAATCAGTCTGTGGGTGGGACAGAAGAGTATGTTATCCTTACTCCGCCGCCAGCGGCAATTACCATTGCATCGACAACCGACTGGGGGCAAATAATGATGGGTAATGCCTATTCATTTACCGCAACAATAACTGGCGGTAGTAGTACTGTTACGCCAACGGTAGCAGGAATTACTGGCAATACGGTATTCCCAGCTTCATGTGCTTTGGATAGTGCCGCCCCAGCAACAAGTAGCTGTGTGTTTATCGTAACCCCATATACTGGAACGGGTAATTATTCATTCTGGGATCCAGCAAATATAGCTAATAGTACTGATGTTAATAATGCCTTAGTAATTTATACCAATCCGGGCGGCGTGAATCTGACAGTAACCGCTAGCAATAGTGCTACAGTCAATGGTAATGCATCCTCGCAGACATTTAGTAATATAACTGGAACGGTGGCTGCACCATATGTGTATCTGCCAGCACCGATGGAGGGGGCTTCATCAGCGACCAATATTGGGATTACTTGGGGTACGGGGGTACGGTAA
- a CDS encoding anhydro-N-acetylmuramic acid kinase has product MNYIGIMSGTSLDGIDAVLCNFDNNDKLTVLAKCSIPFDRGLQADLQQLLRTFTLHLKEFGELEVRLAYDYAKAVKLLLKSANLNHNEITAIGCHGQTIFHEPIGKYPFSLQLLDGNKLAQLTGINVVCDFRRMDMAYGGQGAPLTPVFHKYFLSGTKPRVILNLGGIANITMLDPASENVTGFDTGPANCLIDLWVQDRFGLPYDKDGVLAKSGTVIAELLEIMLKDEYFQLPAPKSTGKEIYHLDWIKAKLAQATAQYSDEDVLCTLTELTAQTVADAIASQISTSSVEAIYACGGGAFNGFLLERISHNSGIQVTTTKELGIDVDQLEAIAFAWFAKRRVEKKPANYESVTGASQKCILGALYEVR; this is encoded by the coding sequence ATGAATTATATTGGAATAATGTCAGGCACTAGCCTTGATGGTATAGATGCCGTTTTATGCAATTTTGATAATAATGATAAATTAACTGTATTGGCAAAGTGCTCAATTCCGTTTGATCGCGGGTTACAGGCAGATTTACAGCAATTATTACGGACTTTTACCCTTCACCTGAAGGAATTTGGTGAGCTTGAAGTGCGTCTAGCTTATGATTATGCCAAAGCAGTAAAGCTACTTCTAAAAAGTGCAAATTTAAATCACAATGAGATTACCGCGATTGGCTGTCATGGACAAACTATTTTTCATGAACCAATCGGGAAATATCCCTTTTCCTTGCAGCTTCTGGATGGAAATAAGTTAGCTCAGCTAACTGGAATAAATGTTGTCTGTGATTTTCGGCGGATGGATATGGCATATGGCGGACAAGGAGCGCCGCTAACGCCGGTATTCCATAAATATTTTCTATCTGGTACTAAACCACGGGTCATTCTTAATCTGGGGGGAATTGCCAATATCACCATGCTAGATCCGGCATCCGAAAATGTGACCGGGTTTGATACCGGACCCGCTAATTGTCTGATTGATTTATGGGTTCAGGATCGTTTTGGTTTACCTTATGACAAAGATGGTGTATTAGCCAAATCCGGTACGGTTATCGCTGAATTACTCGAGATTATGCTTAAAGATGAGTATTTTCAATTACCAGCACCCAAAAGTACGGGGAAAGAAATTTATCATTTAGACTGGATTAAAGCAAAATTAGCACAAGCCACAGCTCAATATTCTGACGAAGATGTCCTTTGTACTTTGACAGAACTTACTGCCCAAACAGTTGCTGATGCTATTGCTAGTCAAATTTCTACTTCTAGTGTCGAAGCTATCTATGCTTGTGGAGGCGGGGCATTTAATGGTTTCTTGCTAGAACGAATTTCTCATAACAGTGGTATTCAAGTTACGACTACCAAAGAATTAGGGATCGATGTTGACCAGCTTGAGGCAATTGCATTTGCTTGGTTTGCTAAAAGACGAGTCGAGAAAAAGCCAGCTAATTATGAAAGCGTAACTGGTGCCAGCCAGAAATGTATCCTAGGGGCACTTTATGAAGTCAGATAA
- a CDS encoding bifunctional folylpolyglutamate synthase/dihydrofolate synthase, translated as MLTSSDIIEELSNLNPPTTEFNNKLMLKALLLLGNPQNNYKVIHIAGSNGKGSTAAFLEEALYQTGLKIGKFSSPHVNKINECISYNKNLIDDQTLIRIYLELKLTLNNHNIYPSSFEMLTLIMFKFFAEKNIDYLILETGMGGQDDSTNVVNSSYSIITNISLEHTQWLGNTLDEIARHKCGIIKNGLTILGENIPELVNHTREKTSNFVLIDDLYNYTVELNFKNFSTILKFDDKYNNHFNFELGLFGYFQARNFLCAYTVLNDIGISIDTIQKAAKKTSWAGRLQKISNYPLTILDASHNESGTGALTACLSNYGKRQNSIILCSILKDKNIDKMLEDYSKISEDIIFCSIANQARASNPFSLARKARYKFKNIYVIPSPSLALYQARKMKKQLILISGSIYLLKNFIH; from the coding sequence ATGCTTACCTCCTCCGATATAATTGAAGAACTATCTAATTTAAACCCACCAACTACCGAATTTAATAATAAGTTGATGCTAAAAGCACTTTTATTATTGGGAAATCCACAGAATAATTATAAGGTAATCCATATTGCTGGTAGCAATGGAAAAGGATCAACCGCAGCATTTCTTGAAGAGGCACTATATCAAACAGGGTTAAAAATTGGTAAATTTAGTAGTCCACACGTAAATAAGATCAATGAATGTATTTCTTACAATAAAAATTTAATAGACGACCAAACACTTATTAGAATTTACCTTGAGTTAAAATTAACTCTTAATAATCACAACATATATCCAAGTTCATTTGAGATGTTGACTCTTATTATGTTCAAGTTTTTTGCTGAAAAAAATATTGATTACCTAATTCTAGAAACCGGGATGGGTGGACAAGATGACTCAACCAATGTAGTTAATAGTAGCTATTCGATAATTACCAATATTAGTCTGGAACACACCCAATGGCTTGGAAATACCTTAGATGAAATAGCTAGACATAAATGTGGCATTATAAAAAATGGTTTGACAATTCTTGGGGAAAATATACCTGAACTAGTCAATCATACACGAGAAAAAACTTCTAATTTTGTTTTAATTGATGACCTATACAATTATACTGTTGAGCTTAATTTTAAAAACTTCTCTACAATATTAAAATTTGATGATAAATACAATAACCATTTTAATTTTGAATTGGGTTTATTTGGATATTTCCAAGCACGTAATTTTCTTTGTGCCTACACAGTGCTTAATGATATTGGTATTAGCATTGACACCATACAAAAGGCCGCAAAAAAAACATCCTGGGCAGGAAGATTACAAAAAATCTCAAACTATCCACTAACTATTTTAGATGCTTCGCATAATGAGAGTGGAACAGGGGCACTAACAGCCTGCCTCAGCAACTATGGAAAACGCCAGAATAGTATAATTCTATGCTCTATTCTAAAAGATAAAAATATTGATAAAATGCTTGAAGATTATAGTAAAATCAGTGAAGATATTATCTTTTGCAGTATTGCCAATCAAGCAAGAGCAAGTAATCCGTTTTCTTTAGCAAGAAAAGCCCGTTACAAATTTAAGAATATATATGTCATACCTTCGCCATCATTGGCGCTATATCAGGCAAGAAAGATGAAAAAACAACTAATCCTGATTAGTGGCTCAATTTATCTCTTGAAAAATTTTATCCATTAA
- a CDS encoding anthranilate synthase component II yields the protein MKILLIDHYDSFTDIIADYLRQLNCDVFILKTDKVTVNILEEFAPEKIIVGPGPGHPNDSSLSLVKNILPQIFLNKTPLLGVCLGHQMIAEYFGAKVVNATTIAHGLSSRLTHEQDVLFDGIPDEFTVVRYHSLIVDSNSIYGTPLKITAVTRSAEVMAIRHEDLPCYGVQFHPESVLTEFGLKILDNFINRI from the coding sequence ATGAAAATACTGCTAATTGATCATTATGATTCATTTACTGACATCATTGCCGACTATTTGCGGCAACTTAATTGTGATGTTTTTATTTTGAAAACAGATAAAGTTACTGTTAATATACTCGAAGAGTTCGCGCCAGAAAAAATAATAGTTGGCCCAGGTCCTGGACATCCCAATGATAGTAGCTTGTCTTTGGTGAAAAATATCTTACCTCAAATTTTCTTGAATAAAACTCCATTACTAGGGGTCTGTCTTGGGCATCAAATGATTGCTGAATATTTTGGTGCCAAAGTAGTAAACGCGACTACTATAGCCCATGGGTTAAGTTCTAGATTAACTCATGAGCAGGATGTTTTGTTTGATGGTATTCCTGACGAATTTACTGTTGTTCGTTATCACTCACTAATTGTTGATAGTAATAGTATTTACGGAACACCTTTAAAAATTACTGCAGTGACAAGGAGTGCAGAAGTAATGGCAATTCGTCATGAAGATTTGCCATGCTATGGTGTCCAGTTCCATCCTGAATCTGTTTTAACCGAGTTTGGATTAAAAATTTTGGATAACTTTATAAACCGTATTTGA
- a CDS encoding DUF1566 domain-containing protein, producing MKYKFIKLGVLLTSIIVIAKASNIAYIPKTGPGDAAGAGKQWPNTRFVINGDCVTDNLTGLVWLKNTKQVCSAGCNWSNAFASIAAFNTAGGDCGYNNWRLPNINELKSLVNYSASTTMGVFWSNWLTSVGFTNIDSNQNYWTATTYGDAAAWYINSTRGETITGNRNDNAWYVWPVRGGQ from the coding sequence ATGAAGTACAAATTCATCAAATTGGGAGTGTTGCTTACTAGCATAATAGTTATAGCCAAAGCTAGTAACATTGCTTACATACCAAAAACTGGACCAGGTGATGCTGCTGGTGCAGGTAAACAATGGCCTAACACTCGTTTTGTAATAAATGGAGATTGTGTAACCGATAATTTGACTGGACTAGTATGGCTAAAAAACACAAAACAAGTTTGTTCTGCTGGCTGTAATTGGAGCAATGCGTTTGCTTCGATAGCAGCTTTTAATACTGCGGGTGGTGATTGTGGCTATAATAATTGGCGTTTACCAAACATTAATGAATTAAAATCGCTGGTAAATTATTCGGCAAGTACAACTATGGGTGTTTTCTGGTCAAATTGGTTAACTTCAGTAGGGTTTACTAATATTGATTCAAACCAAAATTATTGGACAGCTACTACCTATGGTGATGCTGCTGCTTGGTACATTAATTCCACCCGTGGAGAAACTATTACTGGAAATCGTAATGACAACGCTTGGTATGTCTGGCCTGTGCGTGGCGGGCAGTAA